Proteins from a single region of uncultured Campylobacter sp.:
- a CDS encoding OmpA family protein, protein MKKVVLASAAVAALLLSGCSSKTPEVDMSADANQNTSGMNSSDNMMSDSERLQQLISSIEGQVQTVYFDFDKFNIKGDMQPVINTNAGLFNQADAQSLSVKVEGNCDEWGTDEYNYALGLKRAKAAKDALVKQGVNADRIMVVSYGESNPVCTDKSKACDAQNRRAEFKVLP, encoded by the coding sequence ATGAAAAAAGTAGTTTTAGCTTCTGCTGCTGTGGCAGCTTTATTGTTGAGCGGTTGTAGCTCTAAAACCCCTGAAGTTGATATGAGCGCCGATGCTAATCAAAACACGAGCGGTATGAACTCAAGCGATAATATGATGAGCGATAGCGAGAGATTACAACAGTTAATCTCAAGCATCGAAGGTCAAGTTCAAACTGTATATTTCGACTTTGATAAATTTAATATCAAAGGCGATATGCAGCCTGTTATCAATACAAATGCAGGCTTGTTTAATCAAGCGGATGCTCAAAGCCTTTCTGTAAAAGTAGAAGGTAACTGCGACGAATGGGGTACCGATGAGTACAACTATGCGCTTGGTCTAAAAAGAGCGAAAGCTGCCAAAGACGCTCTAGTAAAACAGGGCGTTAACGCAGATAGAATAATGGTTGTAAGTTACGGCGAAAGCAATCCCGTTTGCACAGATAAATCAAAGGCTTGCGACGCTCAAAACAGACGAGCTGAATTTAAAGTTCTTCCATAA